The following nucleotide sequence is from Cicer arietinum cultivar CDC Frontier isolate Library 1 chromosome 2, Cicar.CDCFrontier_v2.0, whole genome shotgun sequence.
tctatgatcataaatggtgcggtgtgatttaaaaaaatgacatttaatcAAGTTTTAGACTAAAGTTCTTTTTGGAGGACCAAAAtttgagagaaataaaatgagaggactacttttgtgattcaactaaaatatggacacaaaaactgcaattaaaccttttCTTTTTAggaacaaaaacaaatattgtcaTATTTTGAAGCCTTACCGATAATATAAAAACATCCTTAATTTAATTCTCCTTCCAATTTTAACTAATTCAACATGGTTTGTAtttcatgttttgaaattgATCAGGTTGTTGTAGCAGCATCACTAAACATCTGCACCAACAGAAACTCTAGCAGTTCTGTTATGAACATGTCATCTAGTTCTTTTTATCCAAACTCACAAACAGATCCATCAACCTtaaaaacaacaacatcaaCTGAAACAAACCAAACACAATCCTTCAAATTCCTCAACAATGCAATCACAAACAAACCAATCCATCCATCACTCCAATGCACAATCCAACAAGTAGAAGATGTCAAAACAGTACTTAAAATACTACCAATATTTGCTTGCACAATCATGCTCAACTCTTGCTTAGCTCAACTATCAACATTCTCAATTGAACAAGCTTCCACAATGAACACAAAACTTGGTTCCCTTAATGTTCCACCAGCTTCATTACCAATTTTTCCTGTCCTGTTTTTAATGATCCTAGCACCAATTTATGATCACGTCATAATACCTTATGCTAGAAAATTACCCAAATCAGAAATGGGAATAACACATCTCCAAAGAATTGGAATTGGATTAATATTATCTATAATAGCAATGGCAGTGGCTGCACTTGTTGAAATTAAAAGACAAAGGGGGGTGCAAATAGCAAATATCTCAAAACCATTACAAATTTCAGTTTTTTGGATAGCTTTTCAGTACTTGTTTCTTGGTTCAGCTGATCTTTTCACTTTAGCTGGATTATTGGAGTTTTTCTTCTCAGAAGCACCTTCAAGTATGAGATCTTTGGCTACATCACTTTCTTGGGCTTCTTTGGCATTAGGATATTATCTTAGTTCAATGATTGTGTCTTTGGTTAATGGTGTTACTGGTAATAATGGTCATAAACCATGGTTATCTGGTGCTAATCTTAATTACTATCATTTGGAGAGATTCTATTGGCTTATGTGTTTGCTAAGTGGATTGAATTTTCTGCATTATTTGTATTGGGCTGTCAGGTACAAATATAGAGGGAGAGGGAGTGGTAATGAATGAAGGAAAtggaaaattttcaaaagttgtaTATGAAGTTATCAACACTTTGGTTTAAATGttcatttatcaaaattttgcCAAGTCAATCTTAGGAAGCTGTTGTGTATAATTGactgcaatatatatatatattggcaCACACTTGTAATAATTTGTAACTCTTTTGGTTACTATTATTAGTGAAAGCAAATGGTTTCTATAGATCTTGTGGTGTTTTTGACGATTAACATGATTTATGTTATTGCAATCAATGAAAAGAAGAGGAACTTGTATGCATTTTAATGCAAGCAATATATACAGTGTAATAATTGTCGTTTTTGATATGCAACTTTAATTTCATTTCGTAAATTATACTCTAATTAATAGTACGTGTATCACtctcaatttattatttttatattttatatctatgataatttgaatcaatcaattattttgaaagataatttaataaaattattcttctctatcttttatttaacatattttctaaatttgtatagctttattttacatattttctaaatttatataaaataatcaaatacaaccattattttaaaatcgcATAAGTAAAACTACACtaatgaatattaataaaattgttgGATGAAGTAATATGATGTTGCAACAGTACGAATCATTAAATTTAACAAGAGaaattatatatcttttaatttaagGGATACAACACCTTACAACAACTATCAATAATCtaatctttaaatttataactctaaaGAATCAAAACTATGTAACATACAATATAACATAATagatttaataacaataataataataataaatattaattaaattagtaatATTATGCATAAACCTGAATTGAGGAAATAATATCAAAGATACATTTGATAATAAATTggttaattcatatatatatatagagagagagagggagagaggAGGGATTAAGTTACATTCAACCTCGTGTTAATGTAAGACACATGTTAATGAAAAAGAGATTTGAAAGAAGTCATTACTGAAGTAAATATCAAGAGTAAGTTTTTGaatatcattaaattttcacGTTCTTAATGTAGGACACGTGTCAATGAAAAAAGATATTTGAAAGAAGCCATTATGAAAAAAGTAAATATCAAGAGTAAGTTTTTATAAGAACAAGAACATTATGTAATTTTGGATATGGATATTTGAACTTATTAGAGATTGTTAATTTTATACGAATTTTATATATGAATGTAGTTTTGACGATTatgaaaaaattgtatttatttgttattattttaaagagtGTTAGAACTTACTTTTGAGTAAAGCTGAAGTAGATCAAGTATATTtgttttgacatatttttagtgAATATGTAAAGGAAAAAGTTATAGAACTCGTTTTATTATTGAAGTTAAGGTGgatcaaatatttataagtatttgttttattacttttttttttaaactgtaTGTGAATGTTGAATGTACATTGCACTGACAAAgtgaataaattttgaaaatcattGCATCAATATATGACAGAATTTATATGAAGAAATTGTAGCAGATATAAACTAACATTGTTTTtgggaaggaaaaaaaaagcgTTATTGAAAGGTATCATATAATAACTCTTTTTGCAAAAGTGTCGTTATAAGTCACTATTTAACAatgtttttagttaaaaaatgttattataaacatatatatgaCAATATTTTTCATGTTTTAAAAGCGTTGTAGTAACTTATAATAGCACTAGTTTCTACAACACATAAAAGCCATgtctaaagaagaaaaaaaattgtagtagaTTTTTTTAGTACAATATTTTATAGATCGATCCAAGTCGGTTTTACGCAATCCATTAATACACTCCTCTATATATATGAacaattagaataaaatttgGCAATTCTTAGCatcatttattgataatatgaTGGAATAAATTGAAACATTGCCACAAATTCAATTAACAATCTAAACTCGTTTACTtggtgaaaaaataattataaaaaaaagcgttaattttagttgttaattaataagaagttaaaaaaaattgaatttgtgtttttagaaatataaagaaataataaaaatattttcattatttttaaaaatatatttttattaattaaatttcattttctctAATTCCAATATGAAGAGGGTGTTTCTTGTAACCAGATTTTATGTGGCACTTTTAGAGCCACACGTGCCAAAGAATGCAGTCTTATATGCTTTACGGGCTCTACATGATAGAACAAATTACAACTAAATTGGGCTGATATGGTAAGATGTCGTGAGTATGCTGCTTTCCGCACCTCCCTTGCTAAAAACTAACCAATAcactaaaaatatatcaagaGAGTGGGTTGaaaaaaccaattaaataaatataactatttaTCTTTCGTTAGTATTTTTCATAATAACAATGaacatttttcttaaataatatatatatataatatccaCCATAGTGCTTGAAGAGATATAAGCTTGCATTTGTAATTAAGTGTAAGGTTGTATAAAGCTAGCGATAAATGCAttaaaaattggaagaaaaaaaactgaACTGGTCCAGGGTAGTCATAAATTAATTTGACTGCAACCATGCATTACCCACCCCACCACCGTCAATGTTACCAATTGAAGTTTGTTAATCGCTGCAATTCATTCAATTTCACCACATAGATTCATAGTTATTACAGTAACGTTGACACGACCACCTCATTAACATGCATAAGCACTCTGTCTGTTCCCCAGCCCCACTCTCATTCACTACTCTCACTATATCATAATAACTCCCAACTTCACTTTCAATATCCTAATAATTACGTACTACTAGTATTATTGTATATACGACGTACACTACTCATTTAATATTGCATCTCATATCTCATCTCAAATCTCCATTCATATCTATCcaataaataattacaatttaCACACTCACATCAACTCTGCTAATTAACCCACTCTTCTCAATGTCATCCAAACAAAATCACCtaacctcttttttttttctatcccTCAAAAGGATAACCTCTTTTTTTCTACATTTTCTATCTCCAATCCAATCACGGTTGATTGTTGGTTGATACCTCGTAACTTCTTTAATCATCATTCTACCTCTCTACACATATATaagaaatttattactattagtCGTAGTAATAAAGTTTAATAAGCTGTATACATGGTCCACTAACATTTAATGAGACAGCTCAAGTTTTCATATGCTACCATTaatctcttttatatatatatatatatatatatatatatatatatatagtagaaTAACGGGGAAAAATGTAAATTATCAttgcatatatttttaatccttaataatatatataggaAATTACCTTCATTTTAGAATGCAACCCCATTAAAAGTTACAAACCATCCAGTTGTTGTCACAAAACTTCACATCCCTCGTGTATACTTAATTTCTTCCCTCACAAACTAAGTGCCACCCTTCTCTTTATTACTACCTATGTTTTGGATAAAAAGtgtcatttgaaatatttatgtgtcTCATCTATTTCTCATCTTAGATTATACTAACAAATTATTAACTTACTTTTTTCActtatatacatttatttattgtatctcAATATTCAACTATTTTACTAACTATTATGAGTtcttctgtaaaaaaaaattattataatgaatattgttaatatattgATGAAGATAAATATTAAACTCACAATACCTTCCTTATCATTTCATTTATTAATTCTTCCATCTCAACCATTTAACCAACTTTACATCCATAAAATATTTCAGTTGTTGAAATTAGTAGCCAAATGTTTTTATAAGAAGGTATAAACCAAATGAAATACATAATAATATGAGAAGTATACAATACATTATAAAtctacttttcatttttttttttatatttggagGGAGTATATAATAATGCATGCATATATAACACCTTCATGTTTACCACTGGTGAGGCAGCATACAGTAAATAATCCTGTGTtgccaaaacaaactaaaaccATGGCGTTCAAGATCAAGAATGCACAATCTTTCCTCCTCCAcctaataacaacaacaatcatCATAACCACCACAAATTCACAAACCACCACAACCAGAACCACAACTACAAGCAACACATTGTTAGGCCACTGGGTTCAACTCCAAACAAGCATAGGTATCTCAGCCATGCACATGCAAGTAATGAAAGACAACAAAGTTATCATCTTCGACAGAACTGATTTCGGCCCATCCAACATCTCTCTCTCCAACGGCCATTGCCGTTACAACCCACGTGACATTTCACTCAAACTCGACTGCACAGCTCACTCCATTCTCTAcgacatttcatcaaacaccctCCGTCCTTtaactcttcaaaccgacgctTGGTGTTCCTCCGGTGCTCTCAACGTTAACGGTACGTTAATCCAAACCGGTGGTTTCAACGACGGTTACAACAAACTCAGAACTTTCACTCCTTGTCCTCAAACCAATAACTGCGATTGGAACGAACTTCCTCAGAATTTAACTTCAAGTCGTTGGTATGCTTCCAATCAGATTCTCCCAAACGGTAGAATCATCGTCGTTGGTGGTCGTTCGTCTTTTTCTTACGAATTCGTACCCAAGAGTTTAAACGACGTGTCGTTTTTTTATCTCAGATTCTTGCAAATCACGCGTGATTCTAACCCTGGTGAAGAAAACAATCTTTACCCTTTCTTGCATCTTTTACCGGACggtaatctttttattttcgCTAACCGTCGTtcgattttatttgattataaccGTAATAGGGTAATAAAGGAATTTCCAATTATACCTGgagaagaaaagagaaattATCCAAGTACTGGCTCTTCCGTTATGTTACCGTTAAATTTAACGGGGTTAGGAAATGGAAGTTTACTGGAGGTTGAAATTATGGTGTGCGGTGGCGCGTTTCCCGGAGCGTTTGAATTGGCTAATAAACATAAAGTGTTTGTGGAAGCTTCTAGAACGTGTGGGAGGTTGAAGGTTAGTGATTTGAAACCTGAATGGGTTATGGAGGTTATGCCGATGCCACGTGTCATGCCAGATATGATTTTGTTACCGACGGGgaatttgattattttgaaCGGTGCAGGGAATGGTACTGCGGGTTGGGAGAACGCAGCAAACCCGGTTTTCTATCCAGTTTTATATCGACCCGGTTTGGCTGACCCGTTGCCGAGGTTTCAGTTATTAGCTCCAGCGAGCACTCCAAGGATGTATCATTCTTCGGCTGTGTTGTTGCCAGATGGCAGGATTTTAGTGGGTGGGAGTAACCCGCATAGGATTTATGATTTTCGGTCGTATCCGTACCCGACAGAGTTGAGTTTGGACGCGTATTATCCGGATTATCTTGGGCCTGAATTTGGTGGGCTGAGGCCCGTGATTATGTCGGTGGAGGCAGTTTATAATACGGCGTCTTATGGGGGTTTGTTTTCGGTGACGTTTGCGTTGAGGGAGGTTAGGGAGATTAATGGGATTAAGGTTACGATGGTGGCGCCATCATTTACTACTCACTCGTTTGCGATGAATCAACGGGTGTTGGTTTTAGAAATGACGGCTATGGAGGAGGTTGGGAATTTGGTTTATAAGGCTACAATTCGTGGGCCCACTTCGCTTACGGTGGCGCCACCTGGATACTATATGCTTTATGTTGTCCACGCTGGAATTCCGAGTGTTGCTGTTTGGGTTCATGTTACTTGAGTGGACTGATGATAAGCATGGTTCGGTTTTAGGTTTTTTATTGCAAACCTGGTTTGGGTTGGGCCCAAATGAGAAGGGAAAAAACCAAGTAGATAAAAgggtttttgaaaataaaaaataaagcatGGGAAAATAGTCATTCCTTCGTTAATTCATGACTATTATAACGTGTTGATGTGTATAGCGAGGGGTGGTATTGAGTTTTTGACACTATTCTTTTTGGGGCTGATGTACAATTTGTAGTtccctttttttattttatcatgggAATTTTTCAATTCTATTTAAGTTATCAAGCAATTTTGGTGAATTTCATTTATGGTTGAGTTTATTGTTTTCCCTCATTTACATATGTATGCGTAATTCAGATATGTACTTGCAAtaattaaagaagaaaaaaaagcatGTACTTGCAATATGGTGGTTATTTTATGCTTCAGTTTTTCTCAAAATAATGAACTAAGCACCGACTGAGGATTCCTAATCTGAAATAGTAGATGTTAATGGATGAGTAGTAATTCTACCAAGTTTGCAGGTAGTAGTAAAATTTCTTAGATTTTCTCctctttgaatttttaaattagaatttactttaattttatcaataatttccttatataaaaaatcaacaaatagtAAAAACAAAACTTAAATAATCACTTCAACTATATAAAGATGCGGGGAAGGTATTAGTAGCAGTACAAGTTTGAGTTATTTTGCTAGAAAATAGCATATTTTATAGAATTCCAACACATAATGTTTAGTTAATTACAATTGACAATATGGAatttctttcacataatcaatcTTTCACCCCTCTAGTTGAGAttgataatttttctaaaatggAGTAACATTTTCTTTGGAAGCAAGCATAATATATGAAATTCATATAATAAACCAGCCAAAGACAAAAAATATCCACCACGAGTTATCCTATGATTATGTCTTTGAAGACCCAGCAGACATAGATAAACTCCTCACAGCAACCTTGACTACGCCAACCACACTGAGCTGTCTCGTGTCTGGTCTCCAACACTGCCTATATTCATCGTTTTTATAGTCATCTTCTATTTGAACCCCCACAAAGTATGCTACCTGAACAAACAGAATATTGCGACTGTGAGTACCAAATTCTTCGACACAGTTACCAAAATTTCATCCATAAAATGTGGAAGACAGTCACATGATGTATGCATGTGTGAAGGATTATCTTCCCAAAATGTATGTAATGGACCCGTACAAAATTGAATCAGTGCATATCCATACGGACATAAAAGCATGAACTAACGATGTGATTGAACTATAATCATAAGGAGACTAACCAAGTGATTCGACTCAAGTAATTAACAAGTTTTAGTTAAAAACATTCAGGAGTACCTGAGTTCGGAACAATCCTCCCGACCAAATTTCAAATTATCAAAGTCTCTTTCTATTAAGAACTAGAGGGTTAAGAGCCAAAAAATATTTCCGTATGGAAGCTAATTCAGCCAATAGTTAAGGATTCAAACTACAGAGCCAGAGTAGTCAGTATCTTATGAGTAGAAGTAATAGGGTGGTGGAAGGCAagactataattttttatccttATTATTAACTACAGATAGAAAAGGAGTGCAAGGGAAAATCCAGGGATCCATTAGATAAAGAAAAGGCCAAAAGCTTAAGTTATGAGTAGACAGCACAATGGAACATGGAAACCAAAATAATTAATCAGGACGAAACTATTGAGGTGTTATCTATAATTTAAGCAACTACTCTTCACCAAAACACTTGCTTTAGCAATTATTCTTCAAACGATGTGttataaaaagttcaaaaacaacATCCAATTAGCTGCCAGTCTTGAATAGTTGGAACCTTTTGCAAATCTGTTTACTAACTTTgaaaaagattaatttttttatcacctCCTTAATAACGATGCATAGAAATAATAGTTAGGCTTAACTGTCCTTTTAGTCTCCAAGTATTGTGATTGAGCAATTTTGATGCTCCACTTTTCAATTGCATGATTTTTGTCCCTAATGTTTTCCTAGTGCAATAAAGAGGTTCCCCTAATTTTATCCCACTTTTAGTCCCTTCACTATCAGTAATCTTTTAATCTAATCCTCTCTTTTCAATAGGAGACAATCACGATACTGGGACTAAAATCgcacaatttttatatataaaaggacTAAAATTTCTGAGAAAACTGAGAGAAAATCACGAGGATCCCTTTATTACACAAGGGAAACTATGCCTAATAGTTGTGCTGCCCTAGTAAAATGGACACCAAGCATGGCATATCAGTTACAAAAAATTTGGccagtttgatttgaataaatacTTTCTACGTTCATTTCTTGTTTTCACTTTTAATAACACAATTGTCATTTGTTTACATTTTGTTTCCTATCTTCAGGGTTTAGTATAAGAAACTTCAACAATTAAACAAACATTTTTTATCTTCACACTTTTCTGCACAAATCATTGGTAAatgtcaaaacaaaaaatatcttCTCAAATCAAAAGGACCATTAGACCTCTGTTTACTATTTGATAACATTTTtggttttcattttctaaaatttatgttCATTTTAAATCGCTAACAAGGAGATTAAAGACTCTtgcaataaaaaattgtaatagaGAAGATGGAGGACAAATTAGGAAGAACATATTTCGGGAAACAATGAAAACAGTTTTGACGAAACAATGAAAATGATttgacattttcaaaatttctaaaacTGCTAGACATGTTTTCGAAAGTTGtatgagaaaaatattgaatCTATATTCTCTTATGCTTATTAGTTgaagtgaaaatgaaaacagaaaacatgaAAAGTAAACCGGCCATTAGCTTTCCCAGTCCTTATACCAGTAAATTATTTGCCCAGGCCAATAAAACACTATTGTGCACAAGTTATATAACCATAAAAGCAGAAACGTCAACAATTAGAATAGACTGATGcctaaagaaaataaatcataGACATTTGAGATTTAGTTCAGCTAAGAATTAGCTCGACAAAATTACCTTTCCAGAAGCATTCCGAACAGGTGAGATGTGAAGAAGATTCCAAAATGAGCTTTTATCCTTCCTGTTAGTGTTGTGTAAATTGATTTAGCATATCCAGTAAATAAAGTTCAAAGCTTTGGCCGCACAGATAAAAATGAATGAAAGTATTAACCTGTAATTCAAAATACGTACTGTGCATGGTTGTTCATTTTTGATGCTTTCCCTTATCTATAAGCAGTGAGGCAAAAATGTAACCACATAGTCCATTTTTCATTTATCTAAGTTGATAATTACAAGGCAAAT
It contains:
- the LOC101500597 gene encoding protein NRT1/ PTR FAMILY 4.6, producing the protein MELEVPQMTRWEGYVDWRNKPALRGRHGGMLAASFVLVVEILENLAFLANASNLVLYLREYMHMSPSKSANNVTNFMGTAFLLALLGGFLSDAFFTTYHVYLISAVIELLGLIVLTIQAHVPSLKPTKCEGETPCEEVNGGKATMLFAGLYLVALGVGGIKGSLPVHGGEQFDESTPNGRKHRSTFFNYFVFCLSCGALIAVTFVVWVEDNKGWEWGFAISTISIFLSIPVFLAGSTTYRNKVPSGSPLTTILKVVVAASLNICTNRNSSSSVMNMSSSSFYPNSQTDPSTLKTTTSTETNQTQSFKFLNNAITNKPIHPSLQCTIQQVEDVKTVLKILPIFACTIMLNSCLAQLSTFSIEQASTMNTKLGSLNVPPASLPIFPVLFLMILAPIYDHVIIPYARKLPKSEMGITHLQRIGIGLILSIIAMAVAALVEIKRQRGVQIANISKPLQISVFWIAFQYLFLGSADLFTLAGLLEFFFSEAPSSMRSLATSLSWASLALGYYLSSMIVSLVNGVTGNNGHKPWLSGANLNYYHLERFYWLMCLLSGLNFLHYLYWAVRYKYRGRGSGNE
- the LOC101500908 gene encoding aldehyde oxidase GLOX-like, whose amino-acid sequence is MHAYITPSCLPLVRQHTVNNPVLPKQTKTMAFKIKNAQSFLLHLITTTIIITTTNSQTTTTRTTTTSNTLLGHWVQLQTSIGISAMHMQVMKDNKVIIFDRTDFGPSNISLSNGHCRYNPRDISLKLDCTAHSILYDISSNTLRPLTLQTDAWCSSGALNVNGTLIQTGGFNDGYNKLRTFTPCPQTNNCDWNELPQNLTSSRWYASNQILPNGRIIVVGGRSSFSYEFVPKSLNDVSFFYLRFLQITRDSNPGEENNLYPFLHLLPDGNLFIFANRRSILFDYNRNRVIKEFPIIPGEEKRNYPSTGSSVMLPLNLTGLGNGSLLEVEIMVCGGAFPGAFELANKHKVFVEASRTCGRLKVSDLKPEWVMEVMPMPRVMPDMILLPTGNLIILNGAGNGTAGWENAANPVFYPVLYRPGLADPLPRFQLLAPASTPRMYHSSAVLLPDGRILVGGSNPHRIYDFRSYPYPTELSLDAYYPDYLGPEFGGLRPVIMSVEAVYNTASYGGLFSVTFALREVREINGIKVTMVAPSFTTHSFAMNQRVLVLEMTAMEEVGNLVYKATIRGPTSLTVAPPGYYMLYVVHAGIPSVAVWVHVT